Proteins from a single region of Gossypium arboreum isolate Shixiya-1 chromosome 1, ASM2569848v2, whole genome shotgun sequence:
- the LOC108478799 gene encoding GATA transcription factor 24-like, translating into MAAANPRPLQVRPFEEHERGTMQIDDDDGDYEDDAMDDVEDANINSVNVAEHGMGLIGRVIGGGGAAGGGVVRALRTSELTLSFEGEVYVFPAVTSEKVQAVLLLLGGRHIPTGVPSIEVPFDQNNMGVADVSKRSKLSRRIASLVRFREKRKERCFEKKIRYTVRKEAAQRMHRKNGQFASVKESNSPSSWDSSHIGFQDGTRPETAIRSCQHCGVSENNTPAMRRGPAGPRTLCNACGLMWANKGTLRDLSKGGRNISLEQSEPETPIEVKPSIVEGDLSANRDENGNPSKDLTNRSNNASVNPDEEDLHESAEDLTNSLSMGIVHSAEDDKQEPPVELTNPSDTEIDIPPSFD; encoded by the exons ATGGCGGCTGCGAATCCACGGCCACTTCAGGTTCGTCCGTTTGAGGAGCACGAGCGAGGGACGATGCAGATCGACGACGACGATGGAGACTATGAAGATGACGCCATGGATGACGTGGAGGACGCGAATATCAACTCCGTCAATGTGGCGGAGCATGGAATGGGACTAATAGGCCGAGTTATTGGTGGCGGTGGCGCAGCTGGTGGAGGCGTTGTTAGGGCGTTGAGAACTAGCGAGCTTACTCTCTCCTTTGAAGGAGAAGTTTACGTGTTCCCTGCTGTTACATCTGAAAAG GTGCAAGCTGTGCTGTTACTCCTGGGGGGTCGTCATATCCCCACTGGTGTTCCTTCAATTGAAGTACCGTTTGATCAAAATAACATG GGTGTAGCTGATGTCTCAAAGCGCTCAAAGCTTTCAAGACGAATAGCATCCTTGGTTAGGTTCCgtgagaaaagaaaagagagatgttttgaaaagaaaattaggTATACGGTACGGAAGGAGGCTGCACAAAG AATGCATCGCAAAAATGGGCAGTTTGCATCTGTAAAGGAAAGTAATAGTCCTTCAAGCTGGGATTCTTCTCATATTGGCTTTCAAGATGGTACTCGTCCAGAAACCGC TATCCGGAGCTGTCAACATTGTGGTGTTAGTGAAAATAATACTCCAGCAATGCGTCGTGGCCCAGCTGGTCCAAGGACTTTGTGTAATGCTTGCGGGCTTATGTGGGCAAATAAG GGAACACTTAGAGATCTTAGTAAAGGAGGAAGGAATATTTCCCTGGAGCAAAGTGAGCCT GAAACACCGATTGAGGTCAAGCCTTCAATTGTAGAAGGGGACTTGTCCGCTAACCGGGATGAAAAT GGAAATCCTTCAAAGGATTTAACCAACAGATCTAATAATGCTTCTGTCAACCCAGATGAAGAA GATTTGCATGAAAGTGCAGAAGATCTTACGAACTCTTTGTCTATGGGGATTGTTCATTCTGCTGAAGATGATAAGCAG GAACCTCCTGTTGAGCTTACAAATCCTTCAGATACTGAAATCGACATTCCTCCTAGTTTTGATTAG